A genome region from Populus alba chromosome 3, ASM523922v2, whole genome shotgun sequence includes the following:
- the LOC118040101 gene encoding uncharacterized protein isoform X2 has product MEGATSNMWEMLPDIFSPADAGGLNALLFMEPSPSPSAELVSNQFPKTTDANLKGATRYTAAQKKRLADRAYRERCKELKMNTMNKLDELTIENDRLRRENDSLKKEEVLLLQTLQRQKDEMKQLEKEFGQLKGQLNSQNTVVEVLLKQLTGSNYEDPQRENTQLKHDINLLTKRIDNQENMNVTQLQAKIEQLENEKHSLQVIIDALCEKITKDKDRLGPQELASQEHVQMKRNCSIQKFEDGGGPPPLAALQDVLNWDLMISDSCGLRD; this is encoded by the exons ATGGAGGGTGCCACTTCCAACATGTGGGAAATGCTCCCAGATATATTCTCTCCAGCTGATG CTGGGGGATTGAATGCATTATTGTTCATGGAACCAAGTCCTAGCCCGTCGGCTGAACTAGTAAGTAATCAATTTCCAAAAACAACTGATGCTAATCTCAAAGGAGCTACTAGATATACAGCTGCTCAGAAAAAAAGATTGGCTGACAGGGCATATCGGGAACGATGTAAG GAATTGAAAATGAACACCATGAACAAATTGGATGAACTTACCATTGAAAATGATCGTTTAAGGAGAGAGAATGATTCCTTAAAGAAGGAAGAAGTCCTACTACTACAGACTTTGCAACGTCAAAAAGATGAGATGAAGCAACTTGAGAAGGAATTTGGCCAATTAAAAGGCCAGCTTAATAGTCAAAATACGGTTGTGGAAGTGCTTTTAAAACAACTA ACTGGCTCCAACTATGAAGATCCCCAGCGTGAAAATACACAGCTTAAACATGATATTAATCTGTTAACAAAAAGAATCGACAATCAAGAAAACATGAATGTAACTCAGCTTCAAGCAAAAATTGAACaattagaaaatgaaaagcattcaTTGCAAGTGATAATCGATGCTTTATGtgagaaaataaccaaggacaAGGACCGGCTTGGACCTCAGGAACTAGCATCACAAG AACATGTACAAATGAAGAGAAACTGCAGCATCCAAAAGTTTGAAGACGGGGGGGGTCCCCCGCCATTGGCAGCTCTACAAGATGTATTAAACTGGGATTTGATGATTTCAGACAGTTGCGGTTTAAGAGActga
- the LOC118040101 gene encoding uncharacterized protein isoform X1 has protein sequence MEGATSNMWEMLPDIFSPADAGGLNALLFMEPSPSPSAELVSNQFPKTTDANLKGATRYTAAQKKRLADRAYRERCKELKMNTMNKLDELTIENDRLRRENDSLKKEEVLLLQTLQRQKDEMKQLEKEFGQLKGQLNSQNTVVEVLLKQLTGSNYEDPQRENTQLKHDINLLTKRIDNQENMNVTQLQAKIEQLENEKHSLQVIIDALCEKITKDKDRLGPQELASQEEHVQMKRNCSIQKFEDGGGPPPLAALQDVLNWDLMISDSCGLRD, from the exons ATGGAGGGTGCCACTTCCAACATGTGGGAAATGCTCCCAGATATATTCTCTCCAGCTGATG CTGGGGGATTGAATGCATTATTGTTCATGGAACCAAGTCCTAGCCCGTCGGCTGAACTAGTAAGTAATCAATTTCCAAAAACAACTGATGCTAATCTCAAAGGAGCTACTAGATATACAGCTGCTCAGAAAAAAAGATTGGCTGACAGGGCATATCGGGAACGATGTAAG GAATTGAAAATGAACACCATGAACAAATTGGATGAACTTACCATTGAAAATGATCGTTTAAGGAGAGAGAATGATTCCTTAAAGAAGGAAGAAGTCCTACTACTACAGACTTTGCAACGTCAAAAAGATGAGATGAAGCAACTTGAGAAGGAATTTGGCCAATTAAAAGGCCAGCTTAATAGTCAAAATACGGTTGTGGAAGTGCTTTTAAAACAACTA ACTGGCTCCAACTATGAAGATCCCCAGCGTGAAAATACACAGCTTAAACATGATATTAATCTGTTAACAAAAAGAATCGACAATCAAGAAAACATGAATGTAACTCAGCTTCAAGCAAAAATTGAACaattagaaaatgaaaagcattcaTTGCAAGTGATAATCGATGCTTTATGtgagaaaataaccaaggacaAGGACCGGCTTGGACCTCAGGAACTAGCATCACAAG AAGAACATGTACAAATGAAGAGAAACTGCAGCATCCAAAAGTTTGAAGACGGGGGGGGTCCCCCGCCATTGGCAGCTCTACAAGATGTATTAAACTGGGATTTGATGATTTCAGACAGTTGCGGTTTAAGAGActga
- the LOC118040104 gene encoding uncharacterized protein isoform X3, with product MDPLDIVYLTGLLDTMRQPNRSGAKTNSAYGANQVPIEQYLSPLPGESPNTAHANLKRKAPETATYREKKRAIDRAYRLRCREKKMKTEQDVVVLTEENNKLKRENEQLKREGVQQLEMVQTQKEEMKVVKNKLCPLKDQLQTQNALVKEFSSPVPLSTMDDAYLLQLHTLSMGGAAIQAWLLHVAAISHG from the exons ATGGATCCGCTCGATATTGTGTATTTAACAGGGCTGTTAGATACGATGCGTCAACCTAATAGAA GTGGAGCCAAGACAAACAGCGCCTATGGAGCGAACCAGGTGCCAATCGAGCAGTACCTATCACCTTTACCTGGAGAGTCTCCTAACACAGCTCATGCTAATCTGAAAAGAAAAGCTCCTGAAACTGCTACGTATCGTGAAAAGAAAAGAGCGATTGACAGGGCATATCGGCTGCGATGCAGG gaaaagaaaatgaaaaccgAGCAGGACGTGGTCGTGCTCACcgaagaaaacaataaattaaagagaGAGAATGAACAGTTGAAAAGGGAAGGAGTTCAGCAGCTGGAGATGGTGCAAACCcagaaagaagaaatgaaagtaGTAAAGAATAAACTTTGCCCTTTGAAGGACCAGCTTCAGACACAAAATGCTCTCGTGAAAGAGTTCTCAAGCCCAGTG CCCTTGTCAACAATGGACGATGCATATCTCTTGCAGCTGCATACTTTGTCAATGGGCGGTGCTGCCATTCAAGCTTGGCTGCTGCATGTGGCTGCCATTTCACATGGATAA
- the LOC118040104 gene encoding uncharacterized protein isoform X2 encodes MRQPNRSGAKTNSAYGANQVPIEQYLSPLPGESPNTAHANLKRKAPETATYREKKRAIDRAYRLRCREKKMKTEQDVVVLTEENNKLKRENEQLKREGVQQLEMVQTQKEEMKVVKNKLCPLKDQLQTQNALVKEFSSPVASRKNNMDLQCENKRLRFQKSLLINKINDNDYLNPVQLQENYTELVQEKKALQVIIDALCEKIKQG; translated from the exons ATGCGTCAACCTAATAGAA GTGGAGCCAAGACAAACAGCGCCTATGGAGCGAACCAGGTGCCAATCGAGCAGTACCTATCACCTTTACCTGGAGAGTCTCCTAACACAGCTCATGCTAATCTGAAAAGAAAAGCTCCTGAAACTGCTACGTATCGTGAAAAGAAAAGAGCGATTGACAGGGCATATCGGCTGCGATGCAGG gaaaagaaaatgaaaaccgAGCAGGACGTGGTCGTGCTCACcgaagaaaacaataaattaaagagaGAGAATGAACAGTTGAAAAGGGAAGGAGTTCAGCAGCTGGAGATGGTGCAAACCcagaaagaagaaatgaaagtaGTAAAGAATAAACTTTGCCCTTTGAAGGACCAGCTTCAGACACAAAATGCTCTCGTGAAAGAGTTCTCAAGCCCAGTG GCTAGTAGGAAAAATAATATGGATCTTCAGTGCGAAAATAAACGGCTAAGATTTCAAAAAAGTCTATTGATCAACAAGATTAACGACAATGACTATTTAAATCCCGTTCAACTTCAAGAAAACTATACAGAATTAGTACAAGAGAAGAAAGCTCTCCAAGTGATTATCGATGCCTTATGTGAAAAGATTAAACAAGGATAA
- the LOC118040104 gene encoding uncharacterized protein isoform X1 — MDPLDIVYLTGLLDTMRQPNRSGAKTNSAYGANQVPIEQYLSPLPGESPNTAHANLKRKAPETATYREKKRAIDRAYRLRCREKKMKTEQDVVVLTEENNKLKRENEQLKREGVQQLEMVQTQKEEMKVVKNKLCPLKDQLQTQNALVKEFSSPVASRKNNMDLQCENKRLRFQKSLLINKINDNDYLNPVQLQENYTELVQEKKALQVIIDALCEKIKQG, encoded by the exons ATGGATCCGCTCGATATTGTGTATTTAACAGGGCTGTTAGATACGATGCGTCAACCTAATAGAA GTGGAGCCAAGACAAACAGCGCCTATGGAGCGAACCAGGTGCCAATCGAGCAGTACCTATCACCTTTACCTGGAGAGTCTCCTAACACAGCTCATGCTAATCTGAAAAGAAAAGCTCCTGAAACTGCTACGTATCGTGAAAAGAAAAGAGCGATTGACAGGGCATATCGGCTGCGATGCAGG gaaaagaaaatgaaaaccgAGCAGGACGTGGTCGTGCTCACcgaagaaaacaataaattaaagagaGAGAATGAACAGTTGAAAAGGGAAGGAGTTCAGCAGCTGGAGATGGTGCAAACCcagaaagaagaaatgaaagtaGTAAAGAATAAACTTTGCCCTTTGAAGGACCAGCTTCAGACACAAAATGCTCTCGTGAAAGAGTTCTCAAGCCCAGTG GCTAGTAGGAAAAATAATATGGATCTTCAGTGCGAAAATAAACGGCTAAGATTTCAAAAAAGTCTATTGATCAACAAGATTAACGACAATGACTATTTAAATCCCGTTCAACTTCAAGAAAACTATACAGAATTAGTACAAGAGAAGAAAGCTCTCCAAGTGATTATCGATGCCTTATGTGAAAAGATTAAACAAGGATAA